The proteins below come from a single Balaenoptera acutorostrata chromosome 2, mBalAcu1.1, whole genome shotgun sequence genomic window:
- the LOC130707241 gene encoding transcription initiation factor TFIID subunit 7 gives MSKSKDDAPHELESQFILRLPPEYASTVRRAVQSGHVNLKDRLSIELHPDGRHGIVRVDRVPLASKLVDLPCVTESLKTIDKKTFYKTADVCQMLVSTVDGDLYPPVEEPVASADPKASKKKDKDKEKKFIWNHGITLPLKNVRKRRFRKTAKKKYIESPDVEKEVKRLLSTDAEAVSTRWEIIAEDETKETENQGLDIASPGMSGHRQGHDSLEHDELREIFNDLSSSSEDEDETQHQDEEDINIIDTEEDLERQLQDKLNESDEQHQENEGTNQLVMGIQKQIDNMKGKLQETQDRAKRQEDLIMKVENLALKNRFQAVLDELKQKEDREKEQLSSLQEELESLLEK, from the coding sequence atgagtAAGAGCAAAGATGATGCTCCTCACGAACTAGAGAGCCAGTTTATCTTACGCCTACCTCCGGAGTATGCCTCTACTGTGAGGCGGGCGGTACAGTCTGGTCATGTCAACCTGAAGGACAGACTGTCAATTGAGTTACACCCTGATGGGCGTCATGGAATTGTCAGAGTGGACCGGGTCCCACTGGCGTCAAAATTGGTAGATCTGCCATGTGTTACggaaagtttgaaaaccattgatAAAAAAACCTTTTACAAGACAGCTGATGTCTGTCAGATGCTTGTCTCTACAGTTGATGGTGATCTCTATCCTCCTGTTGAGGAACCAGTTGCCTCTGCTGATCccaaagcaagcaagaaaaaggataaggacaaagagaaaaagtttatatggaaccatGGAATTACTCTGCCTCtaaaaaatgtcagaaagagaaggtTCCGTAAGACAGCAAAGAAGAAGTATATTGAGTCTCCAGATgtggaaaaagaagtaaagcgGTTGCTGAGCACAGATGCTGAAGCTGTCAGTACCCGTTGGGAAATAATTGCTGAAgatgaaacaaaagaaacagaaaatcaaggCCTTGATATCGCTTCCCCAGGAATGTCTGGCCACAGGCAGGGCCATGACTCATTAGAACATGATGAGCTTCGGGAGATATTCAATGATCTCAGCAGCAGCAGTGAAGATGAAGATGAGACACAGCATCAAGATGAAGAAGATATAAACATCATTGACACTGAGGAAGATCTGGAAAGGCAGCTACAGGACAAGCTAAATGAATCAGATGAACAACACCAAGAAAACGAGGGAACTAATCAGCTGGTTATGGGAATTCAGAAACAGATTGATAACATGAAAGGCAAGCTCCAGGAGACCCAGGACAGGGCAAAGCGACAGGAGGATCTCATCATGAAAGTGGAAAACCTGGCTCTCAAGAACAGATTTCAGGCTGTGCTGGATGAACTGAAACAAAAGGAAGACCGAGAAAAGGAGCAGCTCAGCTCTTTGCAAGAAGAGCTAGAATCACTCCTAGAGAAGTGA